The Spartobacteria bacterium genome contains a region encoding:
- a CDS encoding glycerol dehydrogenase has translation MRKAFICPSKYVQGENELYNLGYFVNLFGKSALLIAHPDDVARVKTQLDATQKEFGVKFVSCNFTGECSRQEVAALQQIAKDNSCDCIIGLGGGKAIDTAKCVNAAKSRLIIVPTIAATDAPTSHSAVLYTPEGAFDDYAYFTSPDVVLIDTTVIAKAPTRFLVSGMGDALSTYFEARANQRSFASINAGLPCGVREGKCEPAKATKAAFELASLCYATLIEDGYKAKMACDSNMATPALENIIEANILLSGLGFESGGLAAAHAIHDGLTVLEEAHHFFHGEKVAFGTICQLILENADQEEIEEVLEFCCKVGLPVCFADLGVEDIGDRIMTVAEKACIPEESVHSMPFPVTAEDVAAAILTADKIGSDFKNCFC, from the coding sequence ATGAGAAAAGCATTCATTTGTCCTTCCAAATACGTTCAAGGCGAGAATGAACTCTACAATCTAGGCTATTTTGTCAATCTGTTTGGCAAGTCTGCGTTACTGATTGCCCATCCAGATGATGTCGCACGTGTCAAAACACAACTGGATGCAACGCAGAAAGAATTTGGCGTCAAATTTGTCAGCTGTAATTTCACAGGCGAATGTTCGAGACAGGAAGTCGCCGCACTCCAGCAGATAGCAAAAGACAACAGTTGTGACTGCATCATCGGCCTGGGTGGCGGAAAAGCGATCGATACCGCAAAATGCGTGAATGCCGCGAAGTCGCGTTTGATCATTGTTCCCACCATCGCCGCAACCGATGCGCCGACATCACATTCAGCGGTGCTTTATACGCCAGAAGGTGCTTTTGATGACTATGCCTATTTTACAAGTCCTGATGTGGTCTTAATCGATACAACGGTTATTGCAAAAGCACCGACTCGTTTTCTTGTTTCTGGTATGGGTGATGCCCTTTCAACGTACTTTGAAGCCCGTGCAAACCAGCGGTCATTTGCAAGCATTAATGCTGGACTGCCCTGTGGTGTCAGAGAAGGAAAATGTGAACCTGCCAAGGCGACAAAAGCCGCTTTTGAATTGGCCAGCCTCTGCTATGCAACGCTCATTGAAGACGGATACAAAGCCAAGATGGCATGCGACAGCAACATGGCCACTCCTGCCCTTGAAAATATAATCGAAGCCAACATCCTTCTTTCCGGTCTGGGATTTGAAAGTGGGGGTCTTGCTGCGGCTCATGCAATCCATGACGGTCTGACCGTGCTGGAGGAAGCGCATCATTTCTTCCATGGTGAAAAGGTTGCTTTTGGTACCATATGCCAGCTTATTTTAGAAAATGCGGATCAGGAAGAAATCGAAGAAGTCCTGGAATTCTGCTGCAAAGTGGGGCTGCCGGTCTGTTTTGCTGATCTCGGTGTCGAAGACATCGGTGACAGAATTATGACCGTGGCCGAAAAAGCATGTATTCCTGAAGAAAGCGTCCATTCAATGC